A part of Camelus ferus isolate YT-003-E chromosome 6, BCGSAC_Cfer_1.0, whole genome shotgun sequence genomic DNA contains:
- the NDUFAF1 gene encoding complex I intermediate-associated protein 30, mitochondrial isoform X2 — MALVHKLLNSTCILRKCPRPSVTSCPFLGTRFAAYCSSSLQKPVAASGKASSQRKPEGNLQGHHQKEDALDITSPEDKPEVNFDKAIKEEINDHFRYLKGEIVNYWLGPEGRPLHEVLLEQAKVVWQFRGKEDLDKWTVTSDKTIGGRSEVFLKMGKNNQSALLYGTLSSEAPQDGESGRSGYCAMISKIPRGPFERKKSYDWSQFNTLYLRVRGDGRPWMIPFSKFFFSNQGRIRDAQYQLLLDKISSIGFTLADKVDGPFFLEIDFIGVFTDPTHTEEFAYENSPELNPRLFK; from the exons ATGGCTTTGGTTCACAAATTGCTGAATAGCACTTGTATTCTCAGGAAATGCCCGAGGCCAAGTGTTACCTCGTGTCCATTTTTGGGTACTCGCTTTGCAGCCTATTGTTCCAGTAGTCTTCAGAAACCAGTGGCTGCTTCTGGCAAAGCCTCTTCCCAGAGGAAGCCTGAAGGGAATCTGCAAGGACATCACCAGAAAGAAGATGCTTTGGATATAACTTCTCCTGAGGACAAGCCTGAAGTTAATTTTGATAAAGcaattaaagaggaaataaatgaccATTTTAGGTATTTGAAGGGTGAGATTGTGAATTATTGGTTAGGGCCTGAAGGCCGCCCCCTGCATGAAGTCTTGCTGGAACAAGCCAAGGTTGTGTGGCAGTTCCGTGGCAAAGAAGATTTAGATAAGTGGACGGTGACTTCTGATAAGACGATTGGTGGCAGAAGTGAAGTGTTCCTGAAAATGGGCAAGAATAACCAAAGTGCACTGCTGTATGGCACTCTGAGCTCTGAAGCACCTCAGGATGGGGAGAGTGGCCGAAGTGGGTACTGTGCAATGATATCCAAGATTCCAAGG GGCCCTTTTGAGAGAAAGAAGTCTTATGATTGGTCCCAGTTCAACACTCTGTACCTCCGTGTCCGTGGAGATGGACGGCCTTGGATG ATTCCTTTCTccaaatttttcttctctaatcaAGGAAGAATTCGGGATGCCCAGTACCAGCTTCTTCTTGACAAG ATCTCTTCTATTGGATTCACCTTGGCTGACAAAGTGGATGGTCCATTCTTCCTAGAAATAGATTTTATTGGAGTGTTTACTGATCCAACCCACACAGAAGAATTTGCCTATGAAAATTCTCCAGAGCTGAATCCAAGACTTTTTAAATAG
- the NDUFAF1 gene encoding complex I intermediate-associated protein 30, mitochondrial isoform X1 has product MALVHKLLNSTCILRKCPRPSVTSCPFLGTRFAAYCSSSLQKPVAASGKASSQRKPEGNLQGHHQKEDALDITSPEDKPEVNFDKAIKEEINDHFRYLKGEIVNYWLGPEGRPLHEVLLEQAKVVWQFRGKEDLDKWTVTSDKTIGGRSEVFLKMGKNNQSALLYGTLSSEAPQDGESGRSGYCAMISKIPRGPFERKKSYDWSQFNTLYLRVRGDGRPWMVNIREDTDIIQRKSQMYSYFMFTRGGPYWQEVKIPFSKFFFSNQGRIRDAQYQLLLDKISSIGFTLADKVDGPFFLEIDFIGVFTDPTHTEEFAYENSPELNPRLFK; this is encoded by the exons ATGGCTTTGGTTCACAAATTGCTGAATAGCACTTGTATTCTCAGGAAATGCCCGAGGCCAAGTGTTACCTCGTGTCCATTTTTGGGTACTCGCTTTGCAGCCTATTGTTCCAGTAGTCTTCAGAAACCAGTGGCTGCTTCTGGCAAAGCCTCTTCCCAGAGGAAGCCTGAAGGGAATCTGCAAGGACATCACCAGAAAGAAGATGCTTTGGATATAACTTCTCCTGAGGACAAGCCTGAAGTTAATTTTGATAAAGcaattaaagaggaaataaatgaccATTTTAGGTATTTGAAGGGTGAGATTGTGAATTATTGGTTAGGGCCTGAAGGCCGCCCCCTGCATGAAGTCTTGCTGGAACAAGCCAAGGTTGTGTGGCAGTTCCGTGGCAAAGAAGATTTAGATAAGTGGACGGTGACTTCTGATAAGACGATTGGTGGCAGAAGTGAAGTGTTCCTGAAAATGGGCAAGAATAACCAAAGTGCACTGCTGTATGGCACTCTGAGCTCTGAAGCACCTCAGGATGGGGAGAGTGGCCGAAGTGGGTACTGTGCAATGATATCCAAGATTCCAAGG GGCCCTTTTGAGAGAAAGAAGTCTTATGATTGGTCCCAGTTCAACACTCTGTACCTCCGTGTCCGTGGAGATGGACGGCCTTGGATGGTGAATATCAGGGAGGACACCGATATAATCCAGAGGAAGAGTCAGATGTACAGTTACTTCATGTTCACCCGTGGGGGGCCCTACTGGCAGGAGGTCAAG ATTCCTTTCTccaaatttttcttctctaatcaAGGAAGAATTCGGGATGCCCAGTACCAGCTTCTTCTTGACAAG ATCTCTTCTATTGGATTCACCTTGGCTGACAAAGTGGATGGTCCATTCTTCCTAGAAATAGATTTTATTGGAGTGTTTACTGATCCAACCCACACAGAAGAATTTGCCTATGAAAATTCTCCAGAGCTGAATCCAAGACTTTTTAAATAG